In ANME-2 cluster archaeon, one DNA window encodes the following:
- a CDS encoding translation initiation factor IF-2 subunit beta, producing the protein MGDYEAYLDRAYKLMPDVKTTDERFVIPEPKTFSEGKATVLENFSQIADVLNRDPDHLMKALTRELGTAAKISGQHAVFQGKFSVEAIAEQIVSYVDEYVKCSECGRPDTKLVKSDRILMLKCDACGAHRPVRKRKATMEKKRDALEEGEVYEFKIESVGSKGDGIAKVDKYIVYITGATKQEIVKARVKRISGTVVFAEPVIE; encoded by the coding sequence ATGGGTGACTACGAAGCATATCTGGACCGGGCATATAAATTGATGCCAGATGTCAAGACTACTGATGAAAGGTTCGTAATACCAGAGCCAAAGACGTTCTCGGAAGGGAAGGCTACTGTTCTTGAGAACTTCAGTCAGATAGCAGATGTGCTGAATCGGGACCCTGACCACCTGATGAAGGCCCTGACCAGGGAATTAGGAACTGCTGCCAAGATCAGCGGTCAGCATGCTGTTTTCCAGGGAAAGTTCAGTGTCGAGGCTATTGCTGAACAGATAGTGTCCTATGTTGATGAGTATGTGAAATGCTCGGAATGCGGCCGTCCTGATACCAAACTGGTGAAGTCTGACCGTATCTTGATGCTGAAGTGTGATGCCTGTGGTGCTCACCGGCCGGTCAGGAAGAGAAAAGCTACGATGGAAAAGAAGAGGGACGCGCTGGAAGAAGGCGAGGTCTACGAGTTCAAAATCGAAAGCGTGGGTTCAAAGGGTGACGGTATTGCGAAAGTGGACAAGTATATTGTTTATATCACCGGTGCAACCAAACAGGAAATAGTCAAAGCAAGGGTAAAGCGTATTTCAGGTACTGTGGTCTTTGCTGAACCTGTTATCGAATGA
- a CDS encoding 50S ribosomal protein L16: MAGKRPAKTFRNYNSRRSYTQRKYMGGVPGNKIVHYDMGNLKAEFPVKLSLVADESCQLRDGALEAGRITANRLLVKMVGVQNFHMKLRVHPFQVIRENKQATGAGADRVSQGMRQAFGKAVGLSAKVGKGQKIFTISTTKEGFLTAKDALRRCGMKLSTPVKIVVDEGQKLVD, from the coding sequence ATGGCAGGAAAAAGACCAGCAAAGACGTTTCGCAATTACAACAGCAGAAGGTCATACACCCAGAGGAAATATATGGGTGGTGTACCCGGGAATAAAATAGTACATTATGATATGGGAAATCTAAAGGCAGAGTTCCCGGTAAAGTTATCACTGGTAGCTGATGAATCTTGCCAGCTTCGTGACGGTGCCCTGGAAGCGGGCAGGATCACTGCGAACCGACTTCTGGTCAAGATGGTGGGAGTGCAAAACTTCCACATGAAGCTAAGAGTTCATCCATTCCAGGTCATAAGAGAGAATAAACAGGCTACTGGAGCGGGTGCTGACAGGGTCAGCCAGGGTATGCGCCAGGCTTTCGGTAAAGCGGTAGGCCTTTCGGCAAAGGTCGGAAAAGGTCAGAAGATCTTTACCATCTCGACTACAAAGGAAGGGTTCCTGACCGCTAAAGACGCACTCAGGCGGTGCGGAATGAAACTCTCAACCCCGGTAAAGATCGTGGTGGATGAAGGACAGAAACTGGTCGACTAA